In Nostoc sp. GT001, a genomic segment contains:
- a CDS encoding GNAT family N-acetyltransferase codes for MLTEKHTTIREGTIKEDSLIAKHSYQMWLDIGVDESNIIMEWENITLQFIEEARRNLFYKAFIAEIDNTVVGSVSCQLFAGLYPNVFKDEYRKFGYIWGVYVEESYRRQGIAKSLTNRAIEYLKAIGCTRVVLNASPLGKPVYSSLGFAEGNIMQLDLI; via the coding sequence ATGCTGACAGAAAAACATACAACTATCAGAGAAGGCACAATCAAAGAAGACTCACTGATTGCAAAACACTCTTACCAAATGTGGTTAGATATTGGTGTTGATGAGAGTAATATTATTATGGAATGGGAGAATATTACCCTGCAATTTATAGAAGAAGCGCGTCGAAATTTATTTTATAAGGCTTTTATTGCAGAGATTGATAATACAGTTGTGGGTTCTGTAAGTTGTCAACTATTTGCAGGTTTATACCCCAATGTTTTCAAAGATGAATACCGCAAATTTGGATATATTTGGGGCGTTTATGTTGAAGAGTCTTACCGCAGACAAGGCATTGCTAAATCTCTGACTAATAGAGCAATTGAATATTTAAAAGCGATCGGTTGCACGCGAGTGGTTCTTAATGCCTCGCCATTGGGTAAACCAGTTTACTCCAGCCTCGGTTTTGCTGAAGGGAATATAATGCAATTAGATTTGATTTAA